The Mercurialis annua linkage group LG8, ddMerAnnu1.2, whole genome shotgun sequence genome window below encodes:
- the LOC126659448 gene encoding zinc-finger homeodomain protein 3, translating to MELSNHQVGDIPIPIPIPINTTPYGHIIHHDHHPHPHHHHQHQQQHPHNHIIHSSSSSPPLNSNNGPPALDHDHHDHHDHHHHNSANSFKKMMKYKECLKNHAASMGGNATDGCGEFMPSGEDGTIEALTCSACNCHRNFHRKETEGDQIQNFSPHFNRVGSRKLILGPHHHHKNNILGPPEGYPRTAILPHNHQMIMSYNMGGGGGGGGGSLASESDEQEDGNGGVVMARPHHHHQQLVKKRHRTKFSQEQKEKMMNFAEKVGWKIQKQEESVVQQLCQEIGVKRRVLKVWMHNNKHNLAKKNPLITAATAPNNAATTTSLIN from the coding sequence atgGAACTCTCAAATCATCAAGTTGGTGATATCCCTATCCCTATTCCAATTCCAATAAACACTACTCCTTATGGTCACATAATCCATCATGATCATCATCCTCAtcctcatcatcatcatcaacatcAACAACAACATCCCCATAACCATATCATCCATTCATCTTCATCATCTCCACCATTGAATTCCAACAATGGCCCACCAGCCCTAGACCATGATCACCATGATCATCATGACCATCACCACCATAATTCTGCTAATAGTTTCAAGAAAATGATGAAATACAAAGAATGTCTGAAGAACCATGCAGCTTCCATGGGAGGCAATGCAACTGATGGCTGTGGTGAGTTCATGCCTAGTGGTGAAGATGGCACCATTGAAGCATTAACATGCTCAGCTTGCAACTGCCACAGAAATTTCCACAGAAAAGAAACTGAAGGTgatcaaatccaaaatttctCACCACACTTCAATAGGGTTGGTTCAAGAAAACTCATATTAGGACCTCATCATCATCACAAGAACAACATTTTAGGTCCTCCTGAAGGGTACCCTAGGACAGCAATACTACCCCACAACCATCAGATGATAATGTCCTACAACAtgggcggcggcggcggcggaggTGGTGGATCTTTAGCTTCAGAATCTGATGAACAAGAAGATGGAAATGGTGGGGTGGTCATGGCTAGacctcatcatcatcatcaacagCTAGTGAAGAAGAGGCATAGAACAAAGTTTAGTCAAGAACAGAAGGAAAAAATGATGAACTTTGCAGAAAAAGTTGGGTGGAAGATTCAAAAGCAAGAGGAAAGTGTAGTGCAACAATTATGTCAAGAGATTGGAGTCAAAAGAAGAGTTCTTAAGGTTTGGATGCATAATAATAAGCATAATTTAGCTAAGAAGAATCCACTTATTACTGCTGCTACTGCACCAAACAATGCTGCTACTACAacttcattaattaattaa
- the LOC126660878 gene encoding protein root UVB sensitive 6, with product MAPPIKLKQSSNSTAQTLTSTTSSQDARLLVRETLRISANLASAPAPATAPADPPSSGVSVSSRKLRIGLEDEFVESSLRLICCEEIDGRKWKYVAENDGFGKFKKNSFRSVSLQSPQAPVEELMSFVRSYVVPEGFPDSVIPSYVPYMTWRALKHFFGGAMGVFTTKTLLSSVGVSKNTAIPGAVAINWILKDGAGRVGKMLFARQGKKFDCDLKQLRFAGDLLMELGAGVELATATVPHLFLPLACAANVAKNVAAVTSTSTRTPIYKAFAKGENIGDVTAKGECVGNLADLLGTGLSIMISKRNPSLVTTFALLSCGYVFSSYQEVKSVVLHTLNRARFSVAVESFLKTGRVPSLQEGNSRENIFTLPWLKERPIVLGPRFKDAFQDPSAYLAIEPLFEKERYIVTYNPTKDKVYALFKDQAKPDDILKAAFHAHVLLHFINSSNRRPYSSSKQQKNENSNYLLSANYLEAHIAESCKMVSSLYGSFKSKTAEQGWRMSDSLLNPGRARLVLNS from the exons atggCTCCTCCGATTAAACTCAAGCAATCATCAAATTCAACCGCTCAAACACTCACCTCTACGACGTCGTCTCAAGACGCGCGTCTTCTTGTTCGTGAAACGCTGCGCATTAGTGCTAATTTAGCTTCCGCTCCTGCTCCGGCTACTGCTCCGGCTGATCCGCCGAGTAGTGGTGTTAGTGTTAGTAGTAGGAAATTGAGGATTGGTTTAGAAGATGAATTTGTGGAATCGAGTTTGAGATTGATTTGTTGTGAGGAAATTGATGGACGTAAATGGAAATATGTTGCTGAAAATGATGGATTTggtaaatttaaaaagaattcgTTTCGTTCTGTTAGTTTGCAGAGTCCTCAAGCTCCCGTTGAG GAATTGATGTCGTTTGTACGATCATATGTGGTGCCGGAAGGCTTTCCTGATAGTGTAATTCCATCTTATGTCCCGTACATGACTTGGAGAGCTTTGAAg CATTTCTTTGGAGGAGCAATGGGTGTCTTTACAACAAAAACCCTTTTGAGTTCAGTTGGGGTCTCAAAGAACACAGCTATTCCTGGTGCTGTTGCAATTAACTGGATTCTTAAG GATGGTGCTGGTCGAGTGGGGAAAATGCTGTTTGCAAGGCAAGGAAAGAAATTTGATTGTGACCTAAAGCAg CTGCGGTTTGCGGGTGATCTTCTCATGGAATTGGGTGCTGGGGTGGAATTGGCAACTGCAACTGTACCACACCTTTTTCTTCCTTTAGCTTGTGCTGCTAATGTGGCAAAg AATGTTGCAGCTGTAACATCAACTTCAACACGAACACCAATATATAAAGCCTTTGCTAAAGGAGAGAACATTGGGGATGTCACTGCTAAAGGAGAATGTGTTGGCAATCTGGCAGATTTG CTGGGAACTGGGCTTAGCATCATGATTTCAAAAAGAAACCCAAGTTTGGTCACAACATTTGCCCTCCTTTCATGTGGATATGTCTTCAGTTCTTACCAAGAG GTTAAATCTGTGGTGTTGCACACCTTGAACCGGGCCAGATTCAGTGTGGCAGTGGAGTCTTTTCTGAAAACAG GCCGCGTACCATCATTGCAAGAAGGTAATTCAAGAGAAAATATATTCACCCTTCCTTGGTTGAAGGAAAGGCCTATTGTTTTAG GACCAAGGTTTAAAGATGCGTTTCAAGACCCAAGTGCATATCTGGCCATAGAGCCTCTTTTTGAG AAAGAAAGATATATAGTGACATACAACCCGACAAAGGATAAAGTTTATGCACTGTTCAAGGATCAAGCAAAACCTGATGATATTCTAAAAGCAGCTTTCCAT GCTCATGTGCTTTTGCACTTTATAAATTCATCCAACAGAAGGCCATATTCATCTTCAAAGCAACAAAAAAATGAGAATTCCAATTATCTCCTCTCAGCTAATTATCTCGAGGCTCACATTGCTGAGTCGTGCAAAATGGTTTCATCTTTATATGGTTCTTTTAAAAGTAAAACTGCAGAACAG GGTTGGAGGATGTCCGACTCACTTCTTAATCCGGGACGAGCCAGGCTTGtattaaattcttaa
- the LOC126661048 gene encoding uncharacterized protein LOC126661048 encodes MHNTRRANLPLEPFQDNLGGFERSVRRENRRPAIMENENEDFEEGERFNPQVEGAEQHYPPPPPLENVNRQRHQERPRDDRPHLHPQVHNQPRQTLGEFFLPNVDNATFGCFAMPVQAATFEIKPSTIQLLENRCAFYGLSQEDPNAHIAKFLGVLNTFKLHGITADQIKLRMFPFSLRDKASLWLHSLPNESIHNWRELAQAFLNKYFPHGKTTKLTKDILEFIQFEGESLYEAWERFKDLQRSVPHHRLNKEHVIQIFYDGTTITTRATIDAASGGSLMQKTYEEALELVETLAIVSSTWGPIDRRAPSTQKSVMTLDQVREMEAIKATNASLQAQVDALKKQVAPRNAPVAYVQVGCEHCGDYNHSSGECYATGKAWSEQVNYVGGQGQANDPYSNTYNPGWRNHPNFGWRNQEGQGNAQASNQAGPSFQGGNRPQYQQQPQGQYHNNQHQGNNYGGRPQHPPGFQQPRNTDEGNMLAKLMEKFEKMEVENRQLHNENRQREKNQASTIHHLETQISQMALSLQGRPQGGLPSTTENNPREHVKAIKVVELRSGRVLDVDHDKDLEKANGKRPMIVEVEPQVVIDVASSSQELPKSCEEVAIDIDVEEPYVRPPPPPPFVPKIPFPSRLRKAPDNEKFHKFLEIFKKLQISMSLGDALREMPQYAKFLKDIIMNKRSWEQGGTIPLTESCSSIIQSNLPTKLQDTGSFTIPCLIGTSTSLNCLCDLGASINLMPLCLFRKICGNQPIKQTSMMLQLADHSLKRPHGVAEDVLVKVGKFIFPVDFVVLDYAVDKDCPMILGRPFLNTGRALVDVNGGKITLRMNDESMVFDIKHGKSKCEEEKCMKIDTIEPTFHVPMKEVPMKEPEVVCAKIKTTPHVKPRKGKPRRWASWKLKLNGIATASKRQICTEVATLGEYVQVRTSQVHSQAGKLISKWSGPFKTRRKLDNDLIELEGANGDVFKVLGEWCKPYPRVLIDESREQVALFDPP; translated from the coding sequence atgcacaatacacgaagggctaatcttccactagaaccgtttcaagacAATCTCGGGGGCTTTGAAAGAAGTGTGAGGCGGGAAAATCGTAGACCCGCTATCATGGAAAATGAGAATGAAGATTTTGAGGAAGGTGAGCGGTTCAATCCTCAAGTGGAAGGAGCGGAACAACATTATCCGCCTCCTCCCCCACTTGAGAATGTGAATCGCCAAAGGCATCAAGAACGCCCAAGGGATGATCGACCCCACTTGCATCCACAAGTGCACAATCAACCAAGACAAACTTTAGGCGAATTCTTTTTGCCGAATGTGGATAATGCCACGTTTGGATGTTTtgcaatgccggttcaagcggcaaccTTTGAGATCAAGCCAAGTACGATACAACTTTTAGAGAATCGTTGTGCATTTTACGGGTTGAGTCAAGAGGATCCCAATGCGCACATCGCCAAATTCTTGGGTGTACTCAATacgttcaagcttcatgggataaccgcAGATCAAATCAAGTTGAGAATGTTCCCCTTCTCTTTAAGGGACAAGGCTAGCTTATGGCTTCACTCTCTACCCAACGAATCCATCCACAATTGGAGAGAGTTGGCTCAAGCGTTTCTCaacaaatatttccctcatggcaAGACTACAAAGTTGACCAAGGATATTCTTgaatttattcaatttgaagGGGAGTCACTTTATGAGGCATGGGAGCGTTTCAAGGATTTACAAAGGAGTGTCCCCCATCATCGGCTCAATAAAGAGCATGTGATCCAAATCTTCTATGATGGGACGACTATTACTACTAGAGCAACAATTGATGCGGCTTCGGGCGGATCACTAATGCAAAAGACGTATGAAGAGGCGCTAGAATTGGTGGAAACGTTGGCGATAGTTAGTAGCACTTGGGGCCCTATTGATAGAAGAGCGCCATCTACTCAAAAGTCGGTAatgactcttgatcaagtgAGGGAAATGGAGGCCATAAAAGCAACTAATGCTTCTCTACAAGCACAAGTGGATGCCCTCAAGAAACAAGTTGCTCCAAGAAACGCACCGGTCGCCTATGTTCAAGTGGGATGTGAGCATTGTGGGGACTACAACCATAGTAGTGGGGAGTGTTATGCCACGGGGAAAGCTTGGAGTGAGCAAGTGAACTATGTTGGGGGCCAAGGGCAAGCTAATGACCCGTACTCTAATACCtacaaccccggatggaggaatcatcctaacTTTGGATGGAGAAACCAAGAAGGtcaaggcaatgctcaagcCTCCAACCAAGCGGGTCCTAGTTTTCAAGGAGGAAATAGACCTCAATATCAACAACAACCACAAGGTCAATACCACAACAACCAACACCAAGGGAATAATTATGGTGGTAGACCACAACACCCTCCCGGTTTCCAACAACCAAGGAACACGGATGAGGGAAACATGCTTGCCAAATTGATGGAGAAATTTGAAAAGATGGAGGTTGAAAATAGGCAACTTCACAATGAAAATAggcaaagggagaagaaccaagcttccaccATCCATCACTTAGAGACTCAAATCTCACAAATGGCACTTTCACTTCAAGGTAGACCTCAAGGGGGATTGCCCTCTACTACGGAAAACAATCCTAGAGAGCATGTGAAAGCCATCAAAGTTGTGGAACTTCGAAGCGGTAGAGTCCTTGATGTTGATCATGATAAGGATCTTGAAAAAGCTAATGGCAAGAGGCCAATGATTGTGGAGGTtgagcctcaagtggtaatAGATGTTGCAAGCTCTAGTCAAGAGCTACCAAAGTCGTGTGAGGAGGTGGCTATTGATATTGATGTTGAAGAACCATATGTGaggccaccaccaccaccaccttttGTGCCTAAAATaccattcccaagccggttgaGAAAGGCTCCGGATAATGAAAAGTTTCATAAGTTTCTTGAAATATTCAAGAAACTTCAAATAAGCATGAGCCTAGGGGATGCCTTGCGAGAGATGCCCCAATACGCTaagttcttgaaagacataattatgaacaagcgaaGTTGGGAACAAGGCGGAACAATTCCTCTAACGGAAAGTTGTAGTTCTATTATCCAAAGCAATCTACCGACCAAGCTACAAGATACAGGGAGTTTCACGATTCCTTGCTTAATTGGCACTTCTACTTCTCTTAATTGTCTTTGCGATTTAGGTGCAAGTATAAATCTAATGCCGTTGTGTCTTTTCAGGAAAATATGTGGAAACCAACCGATAAAACAAACTTCCATGATGCTCCAATTGGCCGACCATTCGCTCAAGAGACCGCACGGGGTTGCGGAAGACGTGCTAGTAAAAGTGGGCaagttcatctttccggtggacttTGTTGTGCTTGATTATGCGGTCGACAAAGATTGCCCCATGATTCTCGGGCGTCCTTTTTTGAATACGGGGAGAGCATTGGTTGATGTTAATGGGGGGAAGATAACATTAAGAATGAATGATGAGAGCATGGTGTTTGACATCAAGCATGGCAAAAGCAAGTGTGAGGAGGAGAAATGCATGAAGATTGATACTATTGAGCCCACATTCCATGTGCCTATGAAGGAGGTTCCTATGAAAGAACCCGAGGTTGTGTGTGCAAAAATCAAGACAACACCTCATGTCAAGCCACGCAAGGGAAAACCAAGACGTTGGGCATCATGGAAGTTGAAGCTCAACGGGATAGCAACCGCAAGCAAGAGACAAATATGCACGGAAGTTGCTACTCTTGGTGAGTACGTCCAAGTTCGAACCTCTCAAGTACATTCACAAGCGGGGAAGTTGATTTCTAAGTGGAGCGGGCCGTTTAAAACACGGCGCAAATTGGATAATGATTTGATTGAGTTGGAGGGGGCCAATGGAGATGTTTTTAAGGTGCTTGGAGAATGGTGCAAACCATATCCTAGAGTGTTGATCGATGAAAGTCGCGAGCAAGTCGCTCTTTTTGATCCTCCATGA